The following coding sequences are from one Buchnera aphidicola (Nippolachnus piri) window:
- the truB gene encoding tRNA pseudouridine(55) synthase TruB: protein MKSKKYIEINGMLLLDKPKGLSSNNFLQHIKYLFSVKKAGYIGSLDPLATGMLPICFGKATKFSKYLLEMKKTYHVIAQLGQKTITGDISGIILKKEIVDIKFEKIIQILKKFHGIIHQIPSMYSAIKFKGIPLYKYARQGIIVPRKKRILKIYQLICIQYLYGFLELKVVCSKGTYIRSLIEDIGECLGCGAHVVFLRRISIGPYNISNLITLSQIYKKKHNQRFQKKTNFFINIREFLLPLTSLVNVYPKIFLIKKDIFFLKNGKSIFLKKKKYLGFIQIFQENTQKFVGMGKINSKNYLFMDQIISDI, encoded by the coding sequence ATGAAGTCTAAAAAATATATTGAGATTAATGGTATGTTATTATTAGATAAACCTAAAGGTTTATCTTCTAATAATTTTTTACAACATATTAAATATCTTTTTTCAGTAAAAAAAGCAGGATATATTGGTTCTTTAGATCCTTTAGCTACTGGTATGTTACCAATTTGTTTTGGTAAAGCAACTAAGTTTTCAAAATATTTATTAGAAATGAAAAAAACTTATCATGTGATTGCACAATTAGGACAAAAAACTATTACAGGAGATATTTCAGGTATTATTTTAAAAAAAGAGATAGTAGATATTAAATTTGAAAAAATTATACAAATTTTGAAAAAATTTCATGGTATTATACATCAAATTCCTTCTATGTATTCTGCAATTAAATTTAAAGGTATACCATTATATAAATATGCTCGTCAAGGAATAATAGTTCCTAGAAAGAAACGTATATTAAAAATTTATCAATTAATCTGTATACAATATTTATATGGTTTTTTAGAATTAAAAGTTGTATGTTCTAAAGGTACTTATATTCGTAGTTTAATAGAAGATATAGGAGAATGTTTAGGATGTGGAGCTCATGTTGTATTTTTACGTAGAATATCTATAGGTCCATATAATATTTCAAATTTAATAACTTTATCTCAAATATATAAAAAAAAACATAATCAAAGGTTTCAAAAAAAAACAAATTTTTTTATAAATATAAGAGAATTTTTATTACCTTTAACTTCATTAGTAAACGTATATCCTAAAATATTTTTAATAAAGAAAGATATTTTTTTTTTAAAAAATGGAAAATCTATATTTTTAAAAAAAAAAAAATATTTAGGATTTATTCAAATTTTTCAAGAAAATACTCAAAAATTTGTAGGAATGGGTAAAATTAATTCAAAAAATTATTTATTTATGGATCAAATAATTTCTGATATTTAA
- a CDS encoding valine--tRNA ligase encodes MEKNYNTILIEEFVFKKLHQKNSEKYSKINNNYCIMMPPPNITGKLHMGHAFQQIIMDTLIRYHKLLKYNTLLQMGTDHAGIATQLIIEKEIFRKEGKERFNYTRQDFIKKIWKWKKNTEFFIFEQIRKLGISVDWSDIRFTLDKKFSRAVNRVFLKLFKKKLIYQKKKIVYWDPKLRTVLSDLEVKHLESKSLIWYIKYLIFEKKNIKEKKKYIVVSTTRPETLLGDTAIAVNPQNIKYSQYIGKFAIVPIVNRKISIIGDSTVDLNIGTGCLKITPAHDFFDYQIALKHQLYMINIFSDSGKILKKLEVLDYEGNPSCFFDSKIPVILQNEDRFSARKIIIKILKKKNLLHSSILKKNFIPYGERSQVILEPKLTNQWFLCTKKLSKIAIDLIVEKKIIFFPKQYKNMFLSWMLKIEDWCISRQLWWGHRFPIWYDEHNNIYIAENEKEVRKKYFLKKHVILLQDTNVLDTWFSSSLWTFVGLGWPKCTKKFKMFHPTEVLVSGFDIIFFWIARMIMMTAYILKDNKNNNFCIPFKKVYITGLICDDNGKKMSKSQGNILDPLDIVYGIKLKKLIIKRTKNLTDEKMLNNIKKNIIQKFPHGIKAYGIDALRLTFLSLSSTSRYISWDMNRVKGYKHFCNKLWNVSRFICLKIEKKFSKNFQKIFYISILDKWIFFKLQVVIKNYHNYFKNFRFDLLVALLYDFVWYQFCDKYIENIKCIFLEEFSWKKFHVLTICIQVLKKILKLLYPIIPFITQYIWMNMVKILKNFSKKKYIMNLPKIINVDSYKSSFDFIEWFYKIIFKLRKIRSDLKFKYNYSFEICIKNLSYNKKIFLNENYNLLKKIAFLTKITFFPFLEIKKFFISYIIDEIEIFIFLPKSTYLEYLKKKNIQKNIKIELIIKKLKLQLSNHNFLFNAPQSLILKKKKLLKKYKKIKKIYT; translated from the coding sequence ATGGAAAAAAATTATAATACTATCTTAATAGAAGAATTTGTTTTTAAAAAATTACATCAGAAAAATTCTGAAAAATATTCTAAAATTAATAATAATTATTGTATTATGATGCCTCCCCCTAATATTACAGGAAAATTACATATGGGGCATGCATTTCAACAGATTATTATGGATACCTTAATTCGTTATCATAAATTACTAAAATATAATACTTTGTTACAGATGGGTACGGATCATGCTGGTATTGCTACGCAATTGATTATAGAAAAAGAAATATTTAGAAAAGAAGGTAAAGAAAGATTTAATTACACACGTCAAGATTTTATAAAAAAAATTTGGAAATGGAAAAAAAATACAGAATTTTTCATTTTTGAGCAAATTAGAAAATTAGGTATCTCAGTAGATTGGTCAGATATACGATTTACATTAGATAAAAAATTTTCAAGAGCTGTAAATCGTGTATTTTTAAAATTATTTAAAAAAAAATTAATTTATCAAAAAAAAAAAATAGTATATTGGGATCCAAAATTAAGAACTGTTTTATCTGATTTAGAAGTAAAACATTTAGAATCTAAAAGTTTAATTTGGTATATTAAATATTTAATATTTGAAAAAAAAAATATTAAAGAAAAAAAAAAATATATTGTAGTGTCTACAACTCGTCCTGAAACTCTTTTAGGAGATACTGCAATTGCAGTAAATCCTCAAAATATTAAATATTCACAATATATTGGGAAATTTGCAATTGTTCCTATTGTTAATAGAAAGATTTCTATTATTGGTGATTCTACAGTTGATTTAAATATTGGTACTGGATGTTTAAAAATTACTCCAGCACATGATTTTTTTGATTACCAAATAGCTTTAAAACATCAATTATATATGATTAATATTTTTTCTGATTCCGGAAAAATTTTAAAGAAATTAGAAGTTTTAGATTATGAAGGAAATCCATCATGTTTTTTTGATTCAAAAATTCCGGTTATTTTACAGAATGAAGATCGTTTTTCAGCTCGTAAAATAATTATAAAAATTTTAAAAAAGAAAAATTTATTACATTCTAGTATCTTAAAGAAAAACTTTATTCCTTATGGAGAGCGTAGTCAGGTAATTTTAGAGCCTAAATTAACAAATCAATGGTTTTTGTGTACTAAAAAATTATCTAAAATTGCAATCGACTTAATTGTTGAAAAAAAAATTATATTTTTTCCTAAGCAATATAAAAATATGTTTCTTTCTTGGATGTTAAAAATTGAAGATTGGTGTATTTCAAGACAATTATGGTGGGGACATCGATTTCCTATTTGGTATGATGAACATAATAATATTTATATTGCTGAAAATGAAAAAGAAGTTCGAAAAAAATATTTTCTCAAAAAACATGTAATTTTGTTACAAGACACAAATGTTTTAGATACATGGTTTTCTTCTAGTTTATGGACTTTTGTAGGATTAGGTTGGCCTAAATGTACTAAAAAATTTAAAATGTTTCATCCTACGGAAGTATTAGTAAGTGGATTTGATATTATTTTTTTTTGGATTGCTCGTATGATTATGATGACTGCATATATTTTAAAAGATAATAAAAATAATAATTTTTGTATTCCTTTTAAAAAAGTATATATTACAGGTTTAATATGCGATGATAATGGAAAGAAAATGTCTAAATCTCAAGGTAATATTTTAGATCCTTTAGATATTGTATATGGTATAAAATTAAAAAAATTAATTATAAAACGTACAAAAAATTTAACAGATGAAAAGATGTTAAATAATATTAAAAAAAATATTATTCAAAAATTTCCTCATGGAATTAAAGCTTATGGAATTGATGCATTAAGGTTAACCTTTTTATCATTATCATCTACGAGTCGTTATATTTCTTGGGATATGAATCGTGTCAAAGGTTATAAACATTTTTGTAATAAATTATGGAATGTTAGTCGATTTATTTGTTTAAAAATAGAAAAAAAATTTTCAAAAAATTTTCAAAAAATTTTTTATATATCTATTTTAGATAAATGGATTTTTTTTAAATTACAGGTAGTAATAAAAAATTATCATAATTATTTTAAAAATTTTCGTTTCGATCTTTTAGTAGCTTTATTATATGATTTTGTATGGTATCAATTTTGTGATAAATATATTGAAAATATAAAATGTATTTTTTTGGAAGAATTTTCTTGGAAAAAATTTCATGTTCTTACAATTTGTATTCAAGTTTTAAAAAAAATTTTAAAACTTCTTTATCCTATTATACCTTTTATTACACAATATATTTGGATGAATATGGTAAAAATTTTAAAAAATTTTTCTAAAAAAAAATATATTATGAATTTGCCTAAAATAATAAATGTTGATTCTTATAAATCTTCATTTGATTTTATTGAATGGTTTTATAAAATAATTTTTAAGTTACGTAAAATACGTTCAGACTTAAAATTTAAATATAATTATTCTTTCGAAATTTGTATAAAAAATTTGTCATATAATAAAAAAATTTTTTTAAATGAAAATTATAATTTATTAAAGAAAATTGCTTTCCTTACAAAAATCACATTTTTTCCTTTTTTAGAAATAAAAAAATTTTTTATATCATATATAATAGATGAAATAGAAATTTTTATTTTTTTACCTAAAAGTACATATTTAGAATATTTAAAAAAAAAAAATATTCAAAAGAACATTAAAATAGAACTTATAATTAAAAAATTAAAATTACAATTATCTAATCATAATTTTTTATTTAATGCTCCTCAATCTTTGATTTTAAAAAAAAAAAAATTATTAAAAAAATATAAAAAAATTAAAAAAATATATACTTAA
- the rbfA gene encoding 30S ribosome-binding factor RbfA: protein MLKKFYRLKKLSCYFQKELSNIFYYDLRDPRLFQKFTITHVKVSHDLSYSKVFIIFWSLKTKDKIVRYLKILQNAAHFIGILLGKRISLRIFPKLFFLNDSSFLEGSRISLILKKKK, encoded by the coding sequence ATGTTAAAAAAATTTTATCGTCTAAAGAAATTATCTTGTTATTTTCAGAAAGAATTGTCAAATATATTTTATTATGATTTACGGGATCCTCGTTTATTTCAGAAATTTACTATTACACATGTTAAAGTATCTCATGATTTAAGTTATAGTAAAGTTTTTATAATTTTTTGGTCTTTAAAAACTAAGGATAAAATTGTTCGATATTTAAAAATTTTACAAAATGCTGCACATTTTATTGGAATTTTATTAGGTAAAAGAATATCTTTACGTATTTTTCCAAAACTTTTTTTTTTAAATGATTCTTCTTTTTTAGAAGGATCTAGAATTTCTTTAATATTAAAGAAAAAAAAATAA
- a CDS encoding DEAD/DEAH box helicase, translating into MTHIYQSFSSFKLNINLLKALKDLGYLKPSPIQTACIPLLLNGKDVLGMAQTGSGKTAAFALPLLHNVSINRKVPQILVLAPTRELAIQVSLSFSDLSKYLTGIQVLALYGGQRYEVQLKALKKGPQIVVGTPGRLLDHLKRGTLNLSNLCGLVLDEADEMLRMGFIEDVENIMSKIPKNHQTALFSATMPNIIRRISRRFMKNPQEIQIQSNLTTRPDIKQSYWLVRGRKTDALIRFLEAEDFSATIIFVKTKNATLEVSEALEKNGYNSAALNGDMNQTLREQTLARLKNGRLDILIATDVAARGLDVDRISLVINYDIPMDAESYVHRIGRTGRAGRTGSALLFVEYRERRLLRNIERVVRMNIPEVQLPNIDIISKRRLQKFSEKLQKQLESKNLEEYRLLLPKLKITDTKNFELLAAALLKMAQGERVLILKPDENFLYSTRKKSFSMYGKEQKKKIFKRKIFSGTTQNLLPERFLMNVYKISVGRNDGVEVRHIVGAIANEGDINSRFIGNIRLFFDYSTVELPKNFSLKILKNLKKTRVLNKPINIQLLPDAKPKEYRRIVKKRFYSRVSKFSDKFKKNVYQKK; encoded by the coding sequence ATGACTCATATTTATCAATCTTTTTCTTCTTTTAAATTAAATATTAATTTATTAAAAGCTTTAAAAGATTTAGGATACTTAAAACCTTCTCCTATACAAACGGCATGTATTCCTTTATTATTAAATGGAAAAGATGTTTTAGGAATGGCTCAAACTGGAAGTGGAAAAACTGCAGCATTTGCATTACCATTATTACATAATGTATCAATTAATCGTAAAGTACCTCAAATTTTAGTACTTGCTCCTACGCGAGAATTAGCTATACAGGTTTCTTTATCATTTTCTGATTTATCAAAGTATTTAACGGGTATTCAAGTTTTGGCATTATATGGTGGTCAGAGATATGAAGTACAATTAAAAGCTTTAAAAAAAGGTCCTCAAATTGTAGTAGGAACACCTGGTCGTTTATTAGATCATTTAAAGAGAGGTACATTAAATTTATCAAATTTATGTGGATTAGTTTTAGATGAAGCAGATGAAATGTTGAGAATGGGTTTTATAGAAGATGTAGAAAATATTATGTCTAAAATACCTAAAAATCATCAAACAGCTTTATTTTCAGCTACTATGCCTAATATTATTCGACGTATTTCTCGAAGATTTATGAAAAATCCTCAAGAAATTCAAATACAATCTAATTTAACAACTCGTCCCGATATTAAACAGAGTTATTGGTTAGTTAGAGGACGAAAAACTGATGCTTTAATTCGTTTTTTAGAAGCAGAGGATTTTTCTGCAACAATTATCTTTGTGAAAACAAAAAATGCTACTTTAGAAGTTTCTGAAGCATTAGAAAAAAATGGTTATAATAGTGCTGCTTTAAATGGTGATATGAATCAAACTTTAAGAGAACAAACATTAGCTCGTTTAAAGAATGGAAGATTAGATATTTTAATTGCTACAGATGTGGCTGCTAGAGGATTAGATGTAGATCGAATTAGTTTAGTTATTAATTATGATATTCCAATGGATGCAGAATCTTATGTGCATCGTATTGGACGTACTGGGCGTGCTGGAAGAACTGGTAGTGCATTATTATTTGTAGAATATAGAGAAAGACGTTTATTACGTAATATTGAGCGTGTTGTAAGAATGAATATTCCGGAAGTTCAATTACCTAATATTGATATTATTAGTAAACGTAGATTACAAAAATTTTCTGAAAAATTACAAAAACAATTAGAGAGTAAAAATTTAGAAGAATATCGTTTGTTATTACCTAAATTAAAAATTACTGATACAAAAAATTTTGAATTATTAGCGGCAGCATTATTAAAAATGGCTCAAGGTGAACGTGTTTTAATTCTAAAACCAGATGAAAATTTTTTATATTCAACTCGTAAAAAATCTTTTTCGATGTATGGAAAGGAACAAAAAAAAAAAATATTTAAAAGAAAAATTTTTTCTGGCACTACTCAAAATTTATTACCTGAAAGATTTTTAATGAATGTTTATAAGATTTCTGTAGGTAGAAATGATGGTGTTGAAGTACGACATATTGTAGGGGCTATTGCAAACGAAGGAGATATTAATAGTCGTTTTATAGGAAATATTAGATTGTTTTTTGATTATTCTACAGTAGAATTACCAAAAAATTTTTCTTTAAAAATTCTTAAAAATTTAAAAAAAACGCGTGTCTTAAATAAACCAATAAATATTCAATTATTACCAGATGCGAAACCTAAAGAATATCGTCGTATAGTTAAAAAACGTTTTTATTCAAGAGTTTCAAAATTTTCTGATAAATTTAAAAAAAATGTATATCAAAAAAAATAA
- a CDS encoding Rid family hydrolase has translation MKIFTEKLKNFKKYGPYSHTVKAGNFFFTSGQIFVENDQKTKIFPNLYTQTLFTLKKIKKLLLQENLKISDIIKTTIFTTKLSEIKIINQAYEFFFKKHTQIYPARSCVGVLDLPYKAFIEIETISYVSNLKN, from the coding sequence ATGAAAATATTTACTGAAAAATTAAAAAATTTTAAAAAATACGGACCATATTCACATACAGTAAAAGCTGGAAATTTTTTTTTTACATCAGGACAAATTTTTGTAGAAAATGATCAAAAAACAAAAATTTTCCCTAATTTATATACTCAAACACTTTTTACATTAAAAAAAATCAAAAAATTATTATTACAAGAAAATTTAAAAATTTCAGATATCATTAAAACAACCATTTTCACTACTAAATTATCTGAAATTAAAATTATTAATCAAGCATATGAATTTTTTTTTAAAAAACATACACAAATATATCCCGCTAGATCATGTGTTGGAGTTTTAGATCTACCCTATAAAGCTTTCATAGAAATTGAAACAATTTCATATGTATCAAATTTAAAAAATTAA
- the pnp gene encoding polyribonucleotide nucleotidyltransferase, whose translation MLNPIVHKFLYGNNIITLETGVIARQATTSILASMDDTTVLVTVVCKKITQHSQKFFPLTINYQERTYAAGRIPGGFFRREGRPSENEILIARLIDRPLRPLFPKGLLFEIQIVITVISLNPQINPDIISLIGTSAALNIANIPFLGPIGVARVGYVANKFLLNPNIEIMKNSSLDLIISGTKNTILMVEAEAKILSEEKILKAISFGHEQQKLLIDNIKIFSKKIISIKKKFVNIVIPFNRNLYVFILKFFKKSIQNAYCIISKIKREEKLQEIKENLIEYCLEHFKDVEISEIEECLFILEKKIFRKKILNEKRRIDGRTFKKIRTIDIKTGILSRVHGSALFTRGDTQALVSTTLGTSRDAQNLDELLGDRIENFLFHYNFPPYSVGEIGIISSPKRREIGHGKLAKRSLLAIMPTIDKFPYTVRVVSEITESNGSSSMASVCGASLSLMDAGVPVKSAIAGIAMGLIKEKNKYFILSDIVGEEDYFGDMDLKVSGNLKGITALQMDVKIIDFSLEILQKVLLQAKESRIFILNTMEKFIQIPRHQISPFAPRIHTIKINPEKIKDVIGKGGAVIRMLTEETGTIIEIKDDGIVKISAALESKAKHAIRRIEEITEDIEIGKIYVGKVVRIVDFGAFVSIGIGKEGLVHISQIGNKRVEKVTDYLCLNQIISVKVLEIDRHGRLRLSMKSI comes from the coding sequence TTGTTAAACCCAATTGTACATAAATTTTTATATGGTAATAATATTATTACTTTAGAAACAGGAGTAATAGCACGTCAAGCCACTACTTCCATTCTTGCTAGTATGGATGATACTACTGTTTTAGTTACAGTAGTATGTAAAAAGATTACTCAACATTCTCAAAAATTTTTTCCTTTAACTATTAATTATCAAGAACGAACATATGCGGCGGGTAGAATTCCTGGGGGATTTTTTCGTCGAGAAGGGCGCCCAAGTGAAAATGAAATTTTAATTGCACGTTTAATAGATCGTCCGTTACGCCCATTATTTCCTAAGGGATTATTGTTTGAAATACAAATTGTTATTACAGTAATTTCATTAAATCCTCAAATTAATCCAGACATTATTTCTTTAATAGGTACTTCTGCTGCTTTAAATATTGCTAATATTCCTTTTTTAGGTCCTATTGGTGTAGCGCGTGTAGGGTATGTTGCTAATAAATTTTTATTAAATCCAAATATAGAAATTATGAAAAATAGTTCTTTAGATCTTATAATTTCTGGAACTAAAAATACTATTTTAATGGTAGAAGCAGAAGCAAAAATTCTATCTGAAGAGAAAATTTTAAAAGCAATTTCATTTGGACATGAACAGCAAAAATTATTAATTGATAATATTAAAATTTTTTCTAAAAAAATTATTTCAATTAAAAAAAAATTTGTTAACATAGTGATTCCTTTTAATCGTAATTTATATGTATTTATTTTAAAGTTTTTCAAAAAATCTATTCAAAATGCATATTGTATAATCTCAAAAATTAAGAGAGAAGAGAAACTACAAGAAATTAAAGAAAATTTAATAGAATATTGTTTAGAACATTTTAAAGATGTTGAAATTTCTGAAATAGAAGAATGTTTATTTATTTTAGAAAAAAAAATTTTTAGAAAAAAAATTTTAAATGAAAAAAGAAGAATAGATGGGAGAACATTTAAAAAAATACGTACTATAGATATTAAAACTGGAATATTATCTCGAGTACATGGATCTGCATTATTTACACGTGGAGATACTCAAGCATTAGTTTCTACAACATTAGGTACTTCAAGAGATGCTCAAAATTTAGATGAACTTTTAGGGGATCGGATAGAAAATTTTTTATTTCATTATAATTTTCCTCCTTATTCAGTCGGAGAAATAGGGATTATTAGTTCTCCAAAACGTCGAGAAATAGGTCATGGAAAATTAGCAAAACGCAGTTTATTAGCTATTATGCCTACAATAGATAAATTTCCTTATACTGTGCGAGTTGTTTCAGAAATTACAGAATCTAATGGTTCTTCTTCAATGGCCTCGGTATGTGGAGCTTCTTTATCTTTAATGGATGCAGGAGTACCTGTAAAATCGGCAATAGCTGGTATAGCAATGGGATTAATTAAAGAAAAAAATAAATATTTTATTTTATCTGATATTGTAGGAGAAGAAGATTATTTTGGTGATATGGATTTAAAAGTTTCTGGAAATCTTAAAGGTATTACTGCATTACAAATGGATGTTAAAATTATTGATTTTTCTTTAGAAATTTTACAAAAAGTTTTATTACAAGCTAAGGAATCTCGTATTTTTATTTTAAATACAATGGAAAAATTTATACAAATACCTCGTCATCAAATTTCTCCATTTGCACCACGGATTCACACTATTAAAATTAATCCTGAAAAAATTAAAGATGTTATTGGAAAAGGAGGAGCAGTTATACGTATGTTAACAGAAGAAACTGGTACTATTATTGAAATTAAAGATGATGGAATTGTAAAAATTTCTGCTGCTTTAGAATCTAAAGCAAAACATGCAATTCGTAGAATTGAAGAAATTACAGAAGATATTGAAATTGGAAAAATTTATGTTGGAAAAGTAGTTCGAATTGTAGATTTTGGAGCTTTTGTATCCATTGGAATAGGAAAAGAAGGATTAGTACATATTTCTCAAATTGGTAATAAAAGAGTAGAAAAAGTTACAGATTACTTGTGTTTAAATCAAATTATTTCTGTAAAAGTTTTAGAAATTGATCGTCATGGTCGGTTACGTTTAAGTATGAAAAGTATTTAA
- the argF gene encoding ornithine carbamoyltransferase, producing MNTLYKKSFLKFSDYQKKEILYLLKISKILKNQKKEKKFLKSKKIILIFEQSSTRTRCSFEIAAYEQGVYSTILNSNESHLGYKESIQDTTKILNQLYHGIQYRGTSHNTLKIFKKYATIPIWNGLSKLFHPTQILADLFTIKEIYPNLEFEEIKCAYIGDAQNNISNTLLEAAKILKFQLIIIAPKKYWPKKKFLDKYIYKTNTKINNIQYTENISIGTKNIHFLYTDVWVSMTEQEKNWKKKIYDLLPYQINSQLIKKINNPKLKILHCLPAFHNTQSTLSKKIHNKYNLKKGLEISEKIFKSQYNISFQQSYNKLFTLKALLISTLSSKKHL from the coding sequence ATGAACACATTATATAAAAAAAGTTTTTTAAAATTTTCAGATTATCAAAAAAAAGAAATTTTATATCTTTTGAAGATTTCAAAAATTTTAAAAAATCAAAAAAAAGAAAAAAAATTTTTAAAATCTAAAAAAATTATTTTAATTTTTGAACAATCTTCTACACGTACACGTTGTTCTTTTGAAATTGCTGCTTATGAACAAGGAGTATATTCAACAATTTTAAATTCTAATGAATCTCATTTAGGATATAAAGAATCTATTCAAGACACAACTAAAATCTTAAATCAATTATATCATGGAATACAATATCGCGGCACTTCTCATAATACTTTAAAAATATTTAAAAAATACGCTACTATTCCAATATGGAATGGATTATCAAAACTTTTTCATCCAACGCAAATTTTAGCTGATTTATTCACAATAAAAGAAATTTATCCTAATTTAGAATTTGAAGAAATTAAATGCGCTTACATAGGTGATGCTCAAAATAATATCTCTAATACTCTTTTAGAAGCCGCTAAAATTTTAAAATTTCAATTAATTATTATAGCTCCTAAAAAATATTGGCCTAAAAAAAAATTTTTAGATAAATATATCTATAAAACAAATACAAAAATCAATAATATTCAATATACTGAAAATATTTCAATAGGAACTAAAAATATACATTTTCTTTATACAGATGTTTGGGTATCTATGACCGAACAAGAAAAAAATTGGAAAAAAAAAATATATGATTTATTACCGTATCAAATTAATTCTCAATTAATTAAAAAAATAAATAATCCAAAGCTAAAAATATTACATTGTTTACCGGCTTTTCACAATACCCAATCAACTTTAAGTAAAAAAATTCATAATAAATATAATTTAAAAAAAGGTTTAGAAATTTCAGAAAAAATTTTTAAATCTCAATATAATATAAGTTTTCAACAATCATATAACAAACTATTTACTTTAAAAGCGTTATTAATTTCTACATTATCTTCTAAAAAACATTTATAA
- the rpsO gene encoding 30S ribosomal protein S15 gives MKKKMKNNSGSSNFQISLLTKKINFLQSHFLVHKKDHSSRRGLLKMVSKRRKLLNYIKYKDRIKYLSLIKVLGLRH, from the coding sequence ATGAAAAAAAAAATGAAAAACAATAGCGGATCTTCAAATTTTCAAATTTCTTTATTAACTAAAAAAATTAATTTTTTACAGTCACATTTTTTAGTACATAAAAAAGATCATAGTAGTCGTCGAGGTTTATTGAAAATGGTTTCAAAACGTCGAAAATTATTAAATTATATTAAATATAAAGATCGTATAAAATATTTAAGTTTAATAAAAGTTTTAGGATTACGGCATTAA